A genomic window from Streptomyces sp. NBC_01429 includes:
- a CDS encoding carbohydrate ABC transporter permease codes for MSILKVTDAEGRRVAPWQLVLRYALLLAVLALMIGPFLWQLSTSLKGQTEDIYSSPPSFFPSDPTLHSYTRIAEVIPVWEYAFNSVKVATANVVTNCVGAALAGYALARLRYRGRRAATLAFILAMLVPVEGIIIAQFTTMRDLGLNNTLLGVLLPGSIGAMNVLLMRNAFLNLPQEIEEAAFVDGANVWQRFLRIALPAVKGTIAVVAIFSFMGAWDDFLWPLIVLSDPENFTLTIGLNYLHGTFAQNPRLVAAGTIIAVAPLIVLFACLQKYFFRGVGEGAVKG; via the coding sequence GTGAGCATCCTGAAGGTCACCGACGCCGAGGGCCGCCGTGTCGCGCCCTGGCAACTGGTGCTGCGCTACGCCCTGCTGCTCGCCGTACTGGCCCTGATGATCGGTCCGTTCCTCTGGCAGCTGTCCACCTCGCTCAAGGGCCAGACGGAGGACATCTACAGCTCCCCGCCGTCGTTCTTCCCGAGCGATCCGACGCTGCACAGCTACACCCGGATCGCTGAGGTCATCCCGGTCTGGGAGTACGCGTTCAACTCGGTCAAGGTGGCCACTGCCAACGTTGTCACCAACTGTGTGGGCGCGGCGCTGGCCGGGTACGCGCTGGCCCGGCTGCGCTACCGGGGGCGCCGGGCGGCGACGCTCGCGTTCATCCTCGCGATGCTCGTCCCCGTCGAGGGCATCATCATCGCCCAGTTCACCACCATGCGGGACCTCGGTCTCAACAACACCCTCCTCGGGGTGCTGCTGCCCGGGTCCATCGGCGCCATGAACGTCCTGCTGATGCGCAACGCCTTCCTCAACCTGCCGCAGGAGATCGAGGAAGCGGCCTTCGTGGACGGTGCCAATGTCTGGCAGCGGTTCCTGCGGATCGCGCTGCCCGCCGTCAAGGGGACCATCGCGGTGGTCGCGATCTTCTCCTTCATGGGCGCCTGGGACGACTTCCTCTGGCCGCTGATCGTCCTGAGCGATCCGGAGAACTTCACCCTGACCATCGGGCTGAACTATCTGCACGGCACCTTCGCGCAGAACCCCCGGCTCGTCGCCGCCGGCACCATCATCGCCGTGGCGCCGCTCATCGTGCTCTTCGCCTGCCTCCAGAAGTACTTCTTCCGGGGCGTCGGCGAGGGCGCTGTCAAGGGCTGA
- a CDS encoding ABC transporter substrate-binding protein: MRISRRAVAIAAVLATVLPLSACGGSDSESSDASGAVKGKITFQTWNLQANFKDYFNGVIKDFEKKYPDTEVKWVDRPAEGYADKLSADAAGGTLPDVVNVSPDLVTPLAKAGLALDLDKDKTSSAFSEEYLPGAWKSHQIPGMEGTYGFPWYLNTGPTFYNKRLFSEAGLDPEKPPTTYDQLFTDGLKLAKQTDGKVATLAQVPTIEDFGRYGVQLMNKEGTGFAFNDAKGVELLTNYKKMFDSKALDPQALTATPESAGTKFLTESVAMNPGSAFDLDNFKKNAPNLYKNIGITDQISSTGKVNMYVMGVMVNAKTKQKPAAVAFAHFVTDATRQMSFAKQVAIFPSTKGSLDDPYFTKEDGTDETRVRIAAAKSLKKAENYTPVLFSEQMKTELRNQVAKALQGKQSPQEALDQAVKACDRLLQQS; this comes from the coding sequence GTGCGTATCTCCCGCAGAGCAGTAGCCATCGCCGCTGTTCTCGCCACTGTTCTGCCTCTCAGCGCCTGCGGAGGATCCGACAGCGAGTCCTCCGACGCCTCCGGCGCGGTCAAGGGCAAGATCACCTTCCAGACCTGGAACCTCCAGGCGAACTTCAAGGACTACTTCAACGGAGTCATCAAGGACTTCGAGAAGAAGTACCCCGACACCGAGGTGAAGTGGGTCGACAGACCGGCCGAGGGCTACGCGGACAAGCTCAGCGCGGACGCCGCCGGCGGCACGCTGCCCGACGTCGTCAATGTCTCCCCCGACCTGGTGACCCCGCTGGCGAAGGCCGGACTCGCGCTCGACCTGGACAAGGACAAGACCTCGTCCGCGTTCAGCGAGGAGTATCTGCCGGGCGCCTGGAAGAGCCACCAGATACCGGGCATGGAAGGCACGTACGGCTTCCCCTGGTACCTGAACACCGGTCCGACCTTCTACAACAAGCGTCTCTTCAGCGAGGCCGGCCTCGACCCCGAGAAGCCGCCGACGACCTACGACCAGCTCTTCACGGACGGTCTCAAGCTCGCCAAGCAGACCGACGGCAAGGTCGCCACCCTCGCCCAGGTGCCCACCATCGAGGACTTCGGCCGCTACGGCGTCCAGTTGATGAACAAGGAAGGCACCGGATTCGCCTTCAACGACGCCAAGGGCGTCGAACTGCTCACCAACTACAAGAAGATGTTCGACAGCAAGGCGCTCGACCCGCAGGCCCTCACCGCGACGCCCGAGAGCGCCGGCACCAAGTTCCTCACCGAGTCCGTCGCCATGAACCCGGGCAGCGCGTTCGACCTGGACAACTTCAAGAAGAACGCCCCGAACCTCTACAAGAACATCGGGATCACGGACCAGATCAGCAGCACCGGCAAGGTCAACATGTACGTCATGGGCGTCATGGTCAACGCGAAGACCAAGCAGAAGCCCGCCGCGGTGGCCTTCGCCCACTTCGTCACCGACGCGACCCGCCAGATGTCCTTCGCCAAGCAGGTCGCCATCTTCCCGAGCACCAAGGGATCCCTGGACGACCCGTACTTCACCAAGGAGGACGGCACGGACGAGACCCGGGTCCGGATCGCCGCCGCCAAGTCCCTGAAGAAGGCCGAGAACTACACGCCTGTCCTGTTCAGCGAGCAGATGAAGACCGAGCTGCGCAACCAGGTGGCGAAGGCGCTCCAGGGTAAGCAGAGCCCCCAGGAGGCGCTCGACCAGGCCGTGAAGGCCTGCGACCGCCTCCTCCAGCAGAGCTGA
- a CDS encoding glycoside hydrolase 5 family protein: protein MSFSAPRFGVNYTPSQGWFHHWLDFDLDDVRADLDSIAGLGLDHIRVFPLWPLFQPNRTLIRPRAVEQLVQLADAAAERGLDVNVDGLQGHLSSFDFLPAWTQTWHRRNLFTDNDVVAGQAEYLRTLAAALADRPNFIGMTIGNEINQFSGPPHPDPDRITPAQADAWLRRLLDACEEGAPGKLHLHAEYDAAWYLDDHPFTPAQAARLGGVTAVHSWVFNGTAQRHGPTGTATEHHAAYMIELAKAWAREPHRPVWLQEVGAPAPLIAPEHAAAFTEATVANALDCADVWGVTWWCSHDVSRTLADFPELEYSLGLLTNDRKVKPAGEAIARIVEDWRGGQYAPAPRTTALAVDIGDDATGPARSTCAPGGAFFEAFARLTEAGVRPAAVLASRAGDQDHLAARGITEVVHPDQVP from the coding sequence ATGAGCTTCTCCGCACCGCGCTTCGGCGTGAACTACACGCCCAGCCAGGGCTGGTTCCACCACTGGCTGGACTTCGACCTGGACGACGTGCGCGCCGATCTGGACTCCATCGCCGGGCTCGGTCTCGACCACATCCGGGTCTTCCCGCTCTGGCCGCTCTTCCAGCCCAACCGCACCCTGATCAGGCCCCGCGCCGTCGAACAGCTGGTCCAGCTCGCGGACGCCGCCGCCGAACGCGGACTGGACGTCAATGTCGACGGGCTCCAGGGCCATCTGTCCAGCTTCGACTTCCTGCCCGCGTGGACGCAGACATGGCACCGGCGCAACCTCTTCACTGACAACGATGTCGTCGCCGGGCAGGCCGAGTACCTCCGTACGCTCGCCGCCGCGCTCGCCGACCGGCCGAACTTCATCGGCATGACCATCGGCAACGAGATCAACCAGTTCTCCGGGCCGCCGCACCCCGACCCCGACCGCATCACCCCCGCGCAGGCGGACGCGTGGCTGCGGCGGCTGCTGGACGCGTGCGAGGAGGGGGCGCCCGGCAAGCTCCATCTGCACGCCGAGTACGACGCCGCCTGGTACCTGGACGACCACCCCTTCACCCCGGCGCAGGCGGCCCGGCTCGGCGGGGTCACCGCCGTGCACTCCTGGGTGTTCAACGGCACCGCCCAGCGGCACGGCCCCACCGGCACGGCCACCGAACACCACGCCGCGTACATGATCGAGCTGGCCAAGGCGTGGGCGCGCGAACCGCACCGCCCGGTCTGGCTCCAGGAGGTCGGCGCCCCGGCGCCGCTGATCGCGCCCGAGCACGCCGCCGCGTTCACCGAGGCGACCGTCGCGAACGCGCTGGACTGCGCGGACGTCTGGGGCGTCACCTGGTGGTGCTCGCACGACGTGTCGCGCACACTCGCCGACTTCCCCGAGCTGGAGTACAGCCTCGGACTGCTCACCAACGACCGCAAGGTCAAACCGGCCGGAGAGGCCATCGCCCGGATCGTCGAGGACTGGCGCGGCGGGCAGTACGCGCCCGCGCCCCGTACCACCGCGCTCGCCGTCGACATCGGCGACGACGCGACCGGGCCCGCCCGGTCCACCTGCGCCCCCGGCGGGGCGTTCTTCGAGGCGTTCGCCCGGCTCACCGAGGCGGGCGTACGGCCCGCGGCGGTCCTGGCGAGCAGGGCCGGGGACCAGGACCATCTCGCCGCCCGTGGTATCACCGAAGTGGTCCACCCGGACCAGGTTCCGTAA
- a CDS encoding LacI family DNA-binding transcriptional regulator — protein MKDIAQRAGVSESAVSFALNDRPGVSEVTRDRVRRVAEQLGWRPSTAARALSGEGSATVGLVLARPAATLGVDSFFLQLISGIQEILSDRQLGLLFQVVEDVEAECAVYRRWWAEHRVDGVLVVDPRTDDPRPGLLDELGLPAVVIGALPGREGDGTGDDDGAGEPHRGLSQVRADDAGAMAAVVGRLHELGHRRIAHIAGLPSLAHTERRIRSLRSEAGRYGLSEVRSLTTDYSDTQGGEVTRRVLEGPRPPTALIYDNDVMAAAGAAVTTGLGLSVPADVSIVSWEDSALCRLVRPWLTALSRDPVAFGRLAAGELAALLDGGGARTVQVPLPRLIERESTAPAREWDNSS, from the coding sequence ATGAAGGACATCGCCCAGCGCGCCGGGGTCTCGGAGAGCGCCGTGTCCTTCGCGCTCAACGACCGTCCCGGCGTCTCCGAGGTGACCCGCGACCGGGTGCGCCGGGTCGCCGAACAGCTGGGCTGGCGGCCCAGCACGGCGGCCCGCGCGCTCTCCGGCGAGGGCTCCGCCACGGTCGGCCTGGTACTGGCCAGGCCCGCGGCGACCCTCGGGGTGGACTCGTTCTTTCTCCAACTGATCTCCGGCATCCAGGAGATCCTGTCAGATCGCCAACTCGGGCTGCTCTTCCAGGTGGTGGAGGACGTGGAGGCCGAATGCGCGGTCTACCGCCGGTGGTGGGCCGAGCACCGGGTCGACGGGGTCCTCGTGGTGGACCCCAGGACCGACGACCCGCGGCCCGGCCTCCTCGATGAGCTGGGACTTCCCGCCGTCGTCATCGGCGCGCTGCCCGGCCGGGAGGGCGACGGGACCGGGGACGACGACGGGGCGGGCGAGCCGCATCGCGGTCTGTCGCAGGTACGGGCCGACGACGCGGGCGCCATGGCCGCCGTCGTCGGCCGGCTGCACGAGCTGGGCCACCGCCGGATCGCGCACATCGCGGGGCTGCCCTCGCTCGCCCACACCGAACGGCGCATCAGGTCGCTGCGGAGCGAGGCCGGCCGGTACGGGCTCTCCGAAGTGCGTTCACTGACCACCGACTACTCCGACACCCAGGGCGGCGAGGTCACCCGCCGGGTGCTGGAGGGGCCCCGCCCGCCGACCGCGCTGATCTACGACAACGATGTGATGGCGGCGGCCGGGGCGGCGGTCACGACGGGGCTGGGGCTCTCGGTGCCCGCCGATGTCTCGATCGTCTCCTGGGAGGACTCGGCGCTGTGCCGGCTGGTGCGCCCGTGGCTGACGGCGCTCTCCCGGGACCCGGTGGCCTTCGGCAGGCTCGCCGCCGGGGAACTGGCCGCGCTGCTCGACGGCGGCGGGGCCCGCACCGTACAAGTGCCGCTCCCCCGGCTGATCGAGCGGGAGAGCACGGCCCCGGCGCGGGAGTGGGACAACAGCTCCTGA
- a CDS encoding phage holin family protein has protein sequence MLKGRWRTTGSALLRIITVWAVSTLTMLLLAAVLPDFHLQSEDGDSVTRTALTAAWGAGAFGLLSALVWPVLVRALLLVPALVLGLLVFFLNGSLLLIALRLIPDGRGAADPQTAVVVAAVMSAVASATSTALAVGDDGAYRRRLSRLAVRRRRRTGEDGRHGGLPGTVFLQLDGVGHRVLQDAVADGLMPRLASWLGESPTGKNSTGKNSTGKSPAGKSRGTCADDPEPGPPPTHRLVPWRTDWSSQTGASQLGILHGSNHDVPAFRWYEKDTGRIMVSNRPASAARLQRRAIERTGDGGLLTFDGASRGNLFTGGADQLALVLSIAARRGRANRSRAGYFAYFSDPANAVRTVVSFVADVGREIGQSVRARLRGDRPRVGRGGLYPFIRAFATVVERDVVVTAVIGDMLAGRTAVYADLVAYDEVAHHSGPHSRDAAQVLARLDRSVGLIAKAAEHAPRGYRIVLLSDHGQSPGETFEAAYGLTLKDLVRAGCGLPVPRRAQRTRSGAEARDAARHAVLSALHRPEPEGAEEEPAPSGSDPVVLASGNLALISFPDVPERMSREHIDRRHPALLRTLASHPGIGFLLVRSEEHGSVVLGPGGAEVPVSELTDDGPLAGMGPGAADAVRRTDGFPHVADIMVNSMYDPQTGRVHAFEEQIGSHGGLGGEQALPFLMSPLTLSAPVPDGAELVGAEQVHQVLGRWLREAGGPQVPLDGPEARSVPGAGCGSHMRTTVARTAEDELDTA, from the coding sequence GTGCTCAAGGGGCGATGGCGTACGACAGGCAGCGCCCTGCTGCGGATCATCACCGTGTGGGCGGTCTCCACGCTCACCATGCTGCTGCTCGCCGCGGTCCTGCCCGACTTCCACCTCCAGTCGGAGGACGGGGACAGCGTCACCAGGACCGCCCTGACCGCCGCCTGGGGCGCGGGGGCGTTCGGTCTGCTGAGCGCGCTGGTCTGGCCCGTGCTCGTCCGGGCGCTGCTGCTGGTGCCCGCGCTCGTCCTCGGCCTGCTGGTGTTCTTCCTCAACGGCTCACTGCTGCTGATAGCGCTGCGGCTGATCCCCGACGGCCGGGGCGCGGCCGATCCGCAGACCGCGGTGGTGGTCGCGGCCGTGATGTCCGCCGTCGCCTCGGCGACCTCCACGGCGCTCGCGGTCGGTGACGACGGCGCCTACCGGCGCAGGCTCTCGCGCCTCGCCGTCCGGCGGCGCCGCCGGACCGGCGAGGACGGCCGGCACGGCGGGCTGCCCGGCACGGTCTTCCTCCAGCTCGACGGGGTCGGGCACCGGGTGCTCCAGGACGCCGTCGCCGACGGGCTGATGCCCCGTCTCGCGAGCTGGCTCGGCGAGAGCCCCACCGGGAAGAACTCCACCGGGAAGAACTCCACCGGGAAGAGCCCCGCCGGGAAGAGCCGCGGGACGTGCGCCGACGACCCGGAGCCCGGCCCGCCGCCGACCCACCGGCTGGTGCCCTGGCGCACCGACTGGTCCAGCCAGACCGGCGCCAGCCAGCTGGGCATCCTGCACGGCTCCAACCACGACGTGCCCGCGTTCCGCTGGTACGAGAAGGACACCGGCCGGATCATGGTCAGCAACCGGCCCGCCAGCGCCGCCCGGCTCCAGCGCCGGGCCATCGAGCGCACCGGCGACGGCGGTCTGCTCACCTTCGACGGCGCCAGCCGCGGCAACCTCTTCACCGGCGGCGCCGACCAGCTCGCCCTGGTGCTCTCCATCGCCGCCCGGCGCGGCAGGGCCAACCGCTCGCGCGCCGGGTACTTCGCCTACTTCTCCGACCCGGCCAACGCCGTCCGTACGGTCGTCTCCTTCGTCGCCGACGTCGGCCGCGAGATCGGCCAGTCCGTCCGGGCCCGGCTGCGCGGCGACCGGCCGCGGGTCGGCCGGGGCGGGCTCTACCCGTTCATCCGGGCCTTCGCGACCGTCGTCGAGCGGGACGTGGTGGTCACGGCGGTCATCGGGGACATGCTCGCCGGACGCACCGCCGTCTACGCCGACCTCGTCGCCTACGACGAGGTGGCCCACCACTCGGGACCGCACAGCCGCGACGCGGCGCAGGTCCTGGCGCGTCTGGACCGCTCGGTCGGCCTGATCGCCAAGGCCGCCGAACACGCCCCGCGCGGCTACCGGATCGTGCTGCTCTCCGACCACGGCCAGAGCCCCGGCGAGACCTTCGAGGCCGCCTACGGACTCACCCTCAAGGACCTCGTCAGAGCGGGCTGCGGACTGCCCGTGCCACGCCGGGCCCAGCGCACCAGGAGCGGCGCCGAGGCCCGCGACGCCGCCCGCCACGCCGTACTGAGCGCCCTGCACCGGCCGGAGCCGGAGGGCGCGGAGGAGGAGCCGGCGCCCTCCGGCTCCGACCCGGTCGTGCTCGCCTCAGGGAACCTCGCCCTGATCTCGTTCCCCGACGTACCGGAGCGGATGAGCCGCGAGCACATCGACCGGCGCCACCCGGCGCTGCTGCGCACCCTCGCCAGCCATCCTGGCATCGGCTTCCTGCTGGTGCGCAGCGAGGAGCACGGCTCGGTGGTGCTCGGTCCCGGCGGGGCCGAGGTGCCGGTCTCCGAACTGACCGACGACGGGCCGCTGGCCGGTATGGGGCCCGGCGCTGCCGACGCCGTACGGCGCACCGACGGCTTCCCGCACGTCGCGGACATCATGGTCAACTCGATGTACGACCCGCAGACGGGCCGGGTGCACGCCTTCGAGGAGCAGATCGGTTCGCACGGCGGGCTCGGCGGCGAACAGGCGTTGCCGTTCCTGATGTCACCGCTGACGCTCTCCGCGCCGGTGCCGGACGGCGCGGAACTGGTCGGCGCCGAGCAGGTGCACCAGGTGCTCGGACGCTGGCTACGCGAGGCCGGCGGCCCCCAAGTACCGCTGGACGGACCCGAAGCGCGGTCCGTGCCGGGGGCCGGATGCGGGTCGCATATGCGCACTACGGTGGCACGAACCGCCGAGGACGAGCTGGACACGGCGTGA
- a CDS encoding carbohydrate ABC transporter permease, which yields MTSSTAPRALPPDPAVAGPTLRSSGSGRGPRGGTLRGIRRQLPISPWLFAAPGLLVIGAFSLYPFFSTLINSFTDKRTLIPGKYVGLANFRELLHDEMFWIGLRNSTLYIIGVVPALVLLPLLLAMLVQRHIPGISFFRSAFYTPVVASIVVVGLIWVWLLDDRGLVNSLLEAVGIGRIGFLSDQWLLLFSAMAVTVWKGLGYYMIIYLAALANVPRELHEAAAVDGAGAIRRFVTVTVPAVRSTMVLVGALSSVAAFKVFSEVYLMAGPSGGPAGEDTTLVMLVQRVGTGLSGRVGYASAISVVVFCVTVALMLLVLRADRKEDA from the coding sequence ATGACAAGCTCCACCGCCCCCAGGGCACTTCCCCCGGACCCCGCGGTGGCGGGGCCCACGCTCCGGAGCTCCGGCTCCGGGCGTGGGCCCCGCGGCGGGACCCTCCGCGGGATCAGGCGCCAACTGCCCATCAGTCCCTGGCTGTTCGCAGCCCCCGGACTGCTGGTGATCGGCGCCTTCAGTCTCTACCCCTTCTTCAGTACCCTCATCAACTCCTTCACCGACAAGCGGACCCTGATACCCGGGAAGTACGTCGGCCTCGCCAACTTCCGTGAGCTGCTGCACGACGAGATGTTCTGGATCGGGCTGCGCAACAGCACGCTCTACATCATCGGCGTCGTCCCCGCCCTGGTCCTGCTGCCGCTCCTGCTGGCCATGCTCGTCCAGCGGCACATCCCCGGCATCTCCTTCTTCCGCTCCGCCTTCTACACCCCGGTGGTCGCCTCGATCGTCGTGGTCGGGCTGATCTGGGTGTGGCTGCTGGACGACCGGGGCCTGGTCAACTCGCTGCTGGAGGCGGTGGGGATCGGCCGGATCGGCTTCCTCAGCGACCAGTGGCTGCTGCTGTTCAGCGCGATGGCCGTCACGGTCTGGAAGGGCCTCGGCTACTACATGATCATCTATCTGGCCGCGCTGGCGAACGTACCGCGCGAGCTGCACGAGGCCGCCGCGGTGGACGGCGCCGGAGCGATCCGGCGGTTCGTCACCGTCACCGTACCCGCCGTCCGTTCCACGATGGTGCTGGTCGGCGCGCTCTCCTCGGTCGCCGCCTTCAAGGTGTTCTCCGAGGTCTATCTGATGGCCGGCCCCAGCGGTGGCCCGGCCGGCGAGGACACCACCCTGGTGATGCTCGTCCAGCGGGTCGGCACCGGGCTGAGCGGCCGGGTCGGCTACGCCTCCGCCATCTCCGTGGTCGTCTTCTGCGTCACGGTCGCCCTGATGCTGCTGGTGCTGCGCGCCGACCGCAAGGAGGACGCGTGA
- a CDS encoding alpha-mannosidase — MHDDRSLVEGRLKRVLDERVRPAVYPESIPLDVAVWNAPGEPVPVAEGLAGPVEPVAVGDRWGAPWGTCWFRVSGTVPETWAGRTVEAILDLGFDENMPGFQCEGLVYRPDGTPVKGLNPRNQWVRIGEPVAGGEEVLLHIEAASNPVILDYHPFLPTRLGDKETAGSEPQYTLARMDLAVFDRTVWELIQDFEVLGELMAELPVEGARRWEILRAISRALDVIDLQDVGGTAAAAREQLAGALASPAPATSHRISAVGHAHIDSAWLWPLRETVRKVARTTANMTALLEDEPEFVFAMSQAQQFAWIKEHRPEVYAKVKKAVAEGRFVPAGGMWVESDTNMPGSEAMARQFVHGKRFFLDEFGIENDEAWLPDTFGFAAGLPQIIKAAGSKWLLTQKISWSTINKFPHHTFNWEGIDGTRIFTHFPPVDTYNCSMTGEQMAHAAKNFKEKGVARHSLAPTGWGDGGGGTTREMIAKSARLKDLEGSATVEWEAPGAFFAKAEAEYPNPPVWVGELYLELHRATLTSQAKTKQGNRRSEHLLREAELWAATAAVRTGAAYPYEDLDRIWKTVLLHQFHDILPGSSIAWVHREAAKTYEGLATELNGIIDSAQRALAGDAAGSTDLVFNSAPHTRGGVPAGAAGPAGAAAGVELSPREGGGYVLSNGLLEVEIDGRGLVVSAYDISAERETVAPGEAANLLQIHPDFPNQWDAWDVDEFYRNTVTDLTDLDELTPVEGGVRVVRSFGDSRVTQLLTLTPGAKRLDIDTEVDWHETEKFLKAAFPLDVHAERYASETQFGHVYRATHTNTSWEAAKFEACNHRFVHLEEPGWGVALVNDSTYGHDVTRTVRAADGGTTTTVRVSLLRAPRFPDPETDQGVHRFRHALAPGAAIGDAVREGYRVNLPERRITGAAAEVAPLVSVDNDAVVISAVKLADDGSGDLVVRFYESTGGRAKARVDLGFEATGLAVTDLLERPLADTEPPVLDGGTVGLSLRPFELITLRLPRG; from the coding sequence ATGCACGATGACCGCAGCCTCGTCGAAGGCCGTCTCAAGCGTGTCCTCGACGAGCGCGTCCGGCCCGCCGTCTACCCCGAATCCATCCCGCTGGACGTCGCCGTCTGGAACGCGCCCGGCGAACCCGTACCCGTGGCGGAGGGGCTCGCCGGACCGGTCGAACCGGTCGCGGTCGGCGACCGGTGGGGCGCTCCCTGGGGCACCTGCTGGTTCCGGGTCTCCGGCACCGTCCCCGAGACGTGGGCGGGCCGTACCGTCGAGGCGATCCTCGACCTCGGCTTCGACGAGAACATGCCGGGATTCCAGTGCGAGGGCCTGGTCTACCGGCCCGACGGCACCCCGGTGAAGGGCCTCAACCCGCGCAACCAGTGGGTGCGGATCGGCGAGCCCGTCGCAGGCGGCGAAGAGGTCCTGCTGCACATCGAGGCCGCTTCCAACCCCGTCATCCTGGACTACCACCCCTTCCTGCCCACGCGGCTCGGGGACAAGGAGACGGCGGGCAGCGAGCCGCAGTACACCCTGGCCCGGATGGACCTCGCGGTCTTCGACCGGACCGTCTGGGAGCTGATCCAGGACTTCGAGGTGCTCGGCGAGCTGATGGCCGAACTGCCCGTCGAGGGCGCCCGCCGCTGGGAGATCCTGCGCGCCATCAGCCGCGCGCTGGACGTCATCGACCTCCAGGATGTGGGCGGCACCGCCGCCGCGGCCCGCGAGCAGCTCGCCGGGGCGCTCGCCAGCCCCGCGCCCGCCACCTCCCACCGCATCAGCGCGGTCGGCCACGCGCACATCGACTCCGCCTGGCTGTGGCCCCTGCGCGAGACGGTCCGCAAGGTCGCCCGGACGACGGCCAACATGACGGCGCTGCTGGAGGACGAGCCCGAGTTCGTCTTCGCGATGTCGCAGGCGCAGCAGTTCGCCTGGATCAAGGAGCACCGGCCCGAGGTCTACGCCAAGGTCAAGAAGGCCGTGGCGGAGGGCCGCTTCGTGCCGGCCGGCGGGATGTGGGTCGAGTCCGACACCAACATGCCGGGCTCCGAGGCGATGGCCCGCCAGTTCGTGCACGGCAAGCGGTTCTTCCTCGACGAGTTCGGCATCGAGAACGACGAGGCGTGGCTGCCGGACACCTTCGGCTTCGCCGCCGGACTGCCGCAGATCATCAAGGCCGCCGGGTCCAAGTGGCTGCTCACCCAGAAGATCTCCTGGTCCACGATCAACAAGTTCCCGCACCACACGTTCAACTGGGAAGGCATCGACGGCACCCGGATCTTCACGCACTTCCCGCCCGTCGACACCTACAACTGCTCCATGACGGGCGAGCAGATGGCCCACGCGGCCAAGAACTTCAAGGAGAAGGGCGTCGCCCGCCACTCCCTCGCGCCGACCGGCTGGGGCGACGGCGGCGGCGGTACGACCCGCGAGATGATCGCCAAGTCGGCGCGGCTGAAGGACCTCGAAGGCTCCGCCACCGTCGAGTGGGAGGCGCCCGGCGCGTTCTTCGCGAAGGCCGAGGCGGAGTACCCGAACCCGCCGGTCTGGGTCGGCGAGCTGTACCTGGAGCTGCACCGCGCCACGCTCACCAGCCAGGCGAAGACCAAGCAGGGCAACCGCCGCAGCGAACACCTGCTGCGCGAGGCCGAGTTGTGGGCCGCCACCGCCGCCGTACGGACCGGCGCGGCCTACCCGTACGAGGACCTCGACCGGATCTGGAAGACGGTGCTGCTGCACCAGTTCCACGACATCCTGCCCGGCTCCTCGATCGCCTGGGTGCACCGCGAGGCCGCGAAGACCTACGAGGGCCTCGCCACCGAGCTGAACGGCATCATCGACTCCGCCCAGCGCGCCCTGGCCGGTGACGCCGCCGGCTCCACCGACCTGGTCTTCAACTCCGCCCCGCACACCCGCGGCGGCGTCCCGGCCGGCGCCGCCGGACCGGCCGGCGCGGCCGCCGGCGTGGAGCTGTCGCCGCGCGAGGGCGGCGGGTACGTGCTGAGCAACGGGCTGCTGGAGGTCGAGATCGACGGCCGCGGCCTGGTGGTCTCGGCGTACGACATCAGCGCGGAGCGCGAGACGGTCGCACCGGGCGAGGCCGCCAACCTGCTCCAGATCCACCCCGACTTCCCCAACCAGTGGGACGCCTGGGACGTGGACGAGTTCTACCGCAACACCGTCACCGACCTCACGGACCTCGACGAACTCACCCCGGTGGAGGGCGGCGTCCGTGTCGTCCGCTCCTTCGGCGACTCGCGCGTCACCCAGCTGCTGACGCTCACGCCCGGAGCCAAGCGGCTCGACATCGACACCGAGGTCGACTGGCACGAGACCGAGAAGTTCCTCAAGGCGGCCTTCCCGCTCGACGTCCACGCCGAGCGGTACGCCTCGGAGACCCAGTTCGGCCACGTGTACCGCGCCACCCACACCAACACCAGCTGGGAGGCGGCCAAGTTCGAGGCGTGCAACCACCGCTTCGTCCACCTGGAGGAGCCCGGCTGGGGCGTCGCGCTGGTCAACGACTCGACGTACGGACACGACGTGACCCGTACGGTCCGCGCCGCCGACGGCGGCACGACCACCACCGTACGCGTCTCCCTGCTGCGCGCCCCGCGCTTCCCCGACCCGGAGACCGACCAGGGCGTCCACCGCTTCCGGCACGCCCTGGCCCCCGGCGCCGCGATCGGGGACGCGGTCCGCGAGGGCTACCGGGTCAACCTGCCCGAGCGCCGGATCACCGGAGCGGCCGCCGAGGTGGCCCCGCTGGTGAGCGTCGACAACGACGCCGTCGTGATCAGCGCGGTCAAGCTCGCCGACGACGGCAGCGGGGATCTGGTCGTCCGGTTCTACGAGTCGACCGGCGGCCGGGCGAAGGCCCGCGTCGACCTCGGCTTCGAGGCCACCGGGCTGGCCGTGACCGACCTGCTGGAGCGCCCGCTGGCGGACACGGAGCCCCCGGTGCTCGACGGCGGGACGGTCGGGCTCTCGCTGCGCCCGTTCGAGCTGATCACCCTGCGGCTGCCGCGCGGCTGA